In Fulvia fulva chromosome 8, complete sequence, the DNA window AGCGTGCTACTTATGCTGTCCCAAATGCGGTGCCATGCCACATATGGATGTGTTCGGCTGGAAACGCTCTCGCGAAACATTAGAATTCGCTCTGTGACCAGGCAAGCAGGATTTTCGACATGTTGGTATCACCGAGTGGCCCATCGGCAATTGGAGTAGGCTCGTTGTGGTAATCGCAAAAAGTCAGCCGCGTGAAGATAGTTCTCTTGATGGGTGGAAGAAGCTTCGCGCAAGACATCGTAGCTTTCGCATACCAACGAAGCGCACCTACCCGGCCTGTAGATGTTCTATATTGAGCGCGGTTTGCAAATCCCACATGGCTCGAGATCGTGGAAGTATCGAAGGTCGCAGGTGGAACGATGTGCCTGTGCCTGGAAAGTCGAACCAACATAAAGTTGAAGTCAGAGCGGAGAACCCAGGATCGCATTGGATAGGGCTAAGGCTGATCATAACGAGCTGCATTGGGTTTGTGTTTTCCCAGTCTCTACGGACACGTTCCTCGGACACGACCCTTCGGCTAAGTGTTCAAATCCTAATCAAATCCTAAGCAAATCTAATCAACACGCGGAGGGCTCGACTTTTTTGGAAGATACTGCCTAACCCTCCTAACCCTCCTAACCCCTACCCTCCTAATCCTTACCCTTCCTAACCGGGCAGGGTGTTATACGTAGTATCGCAAGGTTGTCGAGGATCGAACAACTCCACGCTCAATCGCGGGAGTAAGGCTCGAAGTTAGGGTCCAGAAAGTAGACTTTGGCACAACCGTTAGCCGGAGGGTCGTGTCCGAGGAACGTGTCCGTAGACACTGGGTTGTGTTTTAGCCGCTAGCGATGAACGCTCGATGTCAGGTGCTGGGTAAGCTCATGGTCCTGGGTCTCAAGCAAGCAGATCATCTGAAGTAGGTGAGTACAGACTATGAAGATGTGTTATGGTAGTCGGACGGAGAAGGTGGCATCAATGAGGGGCGGGTCCTAGCATATTTGACCGATCGCCAGATGCAGGTGTATCTCTTGAGGTCATGGTCTTGTCGCGTCTGATCATTCATTCATGATCAATGTCGTGGAAGGTGGGGGCGCTGGCACGTGCTTATGACAGGGATTTCCGAAGTCAGAAGTGGCTGTTCGACTTTTGGCAACCACCTGTTCAAGCATTTTTCCATCGCTGTTTGGGATAAGAACGATCCAACACCGAAGCAATTCAATAATGTCTAAGCGCGAAAGACAGCAGGACGAAGACGATAGACCACCAAAGCGACCGCGACCGGATCATCAGCCAGTGCAGACACAAGAGGTCACATTCGCGCGACAACTGCAGGATTTCCTCGTCTTTCGTCAGGACGGGATCCAACAATTGAGGAATGGCATCGCCTCCTTCAAACTGTTCCTCGAGAGCATCTTGTATCACAAAGAAGAGGACAACCGGGGCCGTCAAATCTCCATACTTCGCGAGTACCTCGAGAAGCAAAAGCCAGCCGATGCGACCGACTTAGAACATCCATTCTTGTCGCAGTTGTGGCAAGCATGGTCCTTCGCCAATCAGAACAATCACGATTCTCTGGCATCCTCCGTCAGTGCGGCTCTTGCGCTACTTTTGAAGACTCTGTCCGGCATCCTCGACCTTCGCGAGCACGGCCTGCTGTTATGCCGGACGGTACTTCAGAACCAACATCTACGGCTGGTCAAACGCTGCCTAGACGCGCCGAAGCATAAGGACTTTGTGATCTCGCCATCATTGCGGCTTCTTACAGAAGTCGTCAGCTTTGACGGTGGCGTCTCGGCAAGAGAGCTGTACAAGCGCAGAGAGCAGACCTTCGATACGCGTACACTTCGACGACTTCTTAGCCTGGTGAAGCTGGATTTCCCCGAAGACGAAGCGCGGCGGAAGCCAGCTGTCAGGACGCTTGCCTTGAGATATGTGTTAGCACTGTTCAAGTATCTACACGAAGGCGGCAAGGCCGATGTGTTGAAAGATAAACCGCTATGTGGCGCACTATTCCAGCACATACAAGACGATCCAGCCGAGCTAGTCACTGACTTGCTCTCCACAATCGAACAGAATGTGCTCAGAGATGAAGCAATCCCTCGCTCAGCAAAGGCGTCTCTACTGACATCACGAAATCTCGAACGAATCACTACAATCGCTAGTCAGGCTCCAGAGGAGCATCAAGCGGCTGACAGAGCCTTCGACTGGCTTCGATCAGTTTGTACCACACCCAAGTATGGGATTCTGAGGCACAGCGGCTGGTATCCGCCCGGCACAACCACATCTGCTGTGTCTAAGTCAAGCACGAGCATCGATCTTGGCCTGGACAGCTTGGAATTCTACGACCGCGAAGAAGCGATCAATCTGAGAAACACCACCTTGCTCTCATGGACTTCCACACTACATGCCCATAACAATGAGCGTGAAAGAGGCCTGCTCTTAGCTTGTTTCACGGCCGCACCAGAGCTTGTCGCGCCGTACTTTGGTGAGAAGACGATGCAATTGGACCCGAAGCTTTCCAATACGTGGGTCGGATACGCTTCTCTCATGTTTGAAGTCGTGGCTTTGCCAGTGCCTGAGCACCTCGGAGCAGGCGATGACTGGGCCGACCTGCCTCCGCAGACCGCAATTGTGCTTGAGAGTCTTATTCCTCGACCACTGACACAGAAGATATTGGTTCGATGCTTGAACCAGAACCATGACTTGGTAGCTTTCTTTGCGACACGGATCCTGATTTTGGCCCTCGAGAAGGTCCAGGTCGTGATCAAGGACATTGGCAGACATCCGAACGGTGGTCACCAGAACATCTGGAACGAAGCCTTGGAGAGACTCGTACAACGATTCGCCGAGCGATGTCCCAGCATCAAGGACGTTATTGCAGCGTTCCGACAACTGGCCGATGATGACGAGCATATCATGCAGCGTGAGGCAATCACAAGACTGCTGGGTCTCTACTACCAAGTTCTGCCGCAACAGGCGTTAGAAGAGCAATTCGACGTTTCTGTTGCGCTGACCGCGGCACTAGCGCGTAGCGAGGCTCATGATGAAGTGCAGTCCGAGACATCGGAGCTACGGTCTGTCGAGCTGATCAACCTTCTCAATATTGCCAGGCTCAGCACTGGTATGAAATGGTTCAACAAACAAGGTGGCCTGGCACATACACCTATTGTGACTCTGCTCAGGATCCATGCGCGGAACACGCGCGACGCTCGCGTACGAGAGCTTCTTCAGCACATACTCGTTGAAAACGATGTTCTCAACAGCTTCAGCGATGGCGGGCGCGCATCGCCCCTTGATGCTTTAGTCGCTAGCTTCACTAACTTCGTCGAGAATAGCACTGTCTGGGAGTTCCTGGATGAGTCTCTTCAGCGAGCGGTGCGCAAGCCAGTCAAGTACCTAGACGACCTAATTGCTCTGAGTCCAGGAAAGCAAGATGCATCAGTAGATGGCAGACCTGATACGCCAAGCTTACTCACTGCTGTCATCTTGGAACAAGCCTCTTTCGTTGTCGCAAAAATCGATGCAGAGGGCGAGTCCAGGATCGCATGGGCCGAACTTTTCCTGCAACTTTTGCGACAGACTACAGACGAGAGCAAAGCACTAGACAAGCTTACAAAGGCTGTCAACAAGACACCTGGGTGGAAGCCGCCAAAGAGCAAGATCGATCTGACTGCCTTgctagagaaggtcgtgcTCGGCAAAGACGCAGCTGACGCTGAAGTTGAGCAACTTCCTGCGGATGACAGCCATGTCGTCCCTCAATTGTCATTTTCGACACTTCCAAGTGAGCCAACACGGCATCCTGAACTCACCAGATGGAACCAGAAAGACCTGGATATGGCGATCGAGGACGGGGACATTAGTGCCCTGTTCCTTGACTTGTGCTCCTCGGAAAGCGACATCAGGAGACAGGCTCTGACGCAACTGATCAAGCTAAAGCTCCAGCTACGGTCAGACAGCACCTACGGGAATAGTGCACAGCTTTCACTCCTTGTAGGCGAAGTTGCCGAGACATTCGAGCAACACTACCTTCCTTCCAACACCGCACTACCGTACATCGCCGGCACTTTTGCTGTTCGGGTTCTACAAGTCCAAATTCAGCCACAGCATTTCATGTACCCGAAGGTGAATCGTTTCCTCATTCGTGGTCCAGAGTGGCGTGTCGGCAAACTTCCTGGCTACTGGCTGTCGACTACGACTCTCAGTTTACCGGAAGAGGATGATGCATACTGGAAGGAAGTGCAATGGGTCCTCGATTGGATCCTCGACGGCCTTCGCACGACGGCAGATCTCGACATCCTGAGACGTGGGGATGTCTTCGAGAAGGTGTTGGCGTTATGGCACTCACCTGGCGCCATACCACACAAGAATGTCCGTGAGAGGATCTCAGAGCTGGTAAACCGTGCGGCGTGTTTGCCAGGTGGAAGCGATGTTCTTGTGACACGCACTGGTGCACTCAGCTGGTTGGATATCGCTGCACAGCTTGGTGAGACCCGAAGCGGCAGCTTACGAAGTCTTGTGAAGCAGACTTCCAGTCAAGAACGACTGTCGACCTGGGCAGCCGTGGAGGTATAATTACGCTTGGTCGTCTTTGAGCGTGTACCTCCACGATTTCGTCTTGTGACGAGGCCCGGACAATCTGCCTCAGCACGGGAGTTGCGTAACTTGGTGTTTTATCTGAAGCTCGGTTCTCGATCACGATGCCTCACCTGCCCCGCCCCATGAACGTCGATCACCCAAAGGTTGTTCGTTCGCCCATCAGTATACTTTGGCCGACAAAGCGCGAATCGGCATTCTCCACGGATCAGATAAGACGATCGGACCGCATCAGATTAGCCGCTTCGCAAGGTTGAAGCTGTACACGAACATGCTCTCGACGGTAGCCACTGTCGGCCTATTCGCAACCAGAGCATGGTCCGCGCTACTACGAGCTGTCGTATGTACATAGAACTAGACTGCACCGCGCACCAGTGTTGCATATAGACGCTTCTGCCTGCTCTCGCATCTCTTTAGTTACAAATCTCAGCCTGCAGACAGCCACCCGTCGATCCAATAGCCCAAGCACCCACTCACTGTACAATGAAGTCCACTTCAACGCTCCTCTGTCTCCTCGCAGGCATCATCAGCGCCTCACCTCTCACTCAACGTCAAGAAGAAAGCGGACCCTGCTTCCACGCTAGCTCAGCAGCGCTGTGCTGCCCACAGACTGGTGATCAGCTTGTCGCGACCACGTGCTCGAAACGTAAGCAACAAAATCATCATTGCAGATGGGAATGTACTCACAGTCTTACGACAGCTGGAGACACATCCTCACCCGCGAACTTTAGAGCCTCGTGTCAGGCCGTGCAGTTGAATGCGTTCTGTTGCACTGCGGCGAATGAGGGTACTGGGCTTGTTTGTGCGCCTCCTGGGAAGAGTGTGTTTAATGGTGGTGGGGCCTAGAGAATAATTGAAGGAGATGCTGTCACGACTTCGACATCCAAGATGTGTACCGAACAGATCATGATGTCACAAGTATGGATATACCTTGTTCTCTCGACATGCGCTACTCTCGTCTTTTTGGCTTCCCACTTTCAAACTGTCTGATCATGCTTTGCTGCCTGAGAAACGACGAAAGGCTGATCGTCTGCAGCAGTGGCATCGTCGCCCGTGTACACCGGCTGGGCCTCCTCCCAGAACTTGTTCAGCACCATGCCTTTCCCGCTCAAGATCCCCGTAAGGTTGAACGGATCGACCTGTAGAAAATACAATTAGCCACGCTCGCGGACATCAGGTTGCTCTCATACCTACCACCGTCGCCCAAAAAGCTCTTGAATCAGCCTTGCTAAACCCCGGCCCAATCCTCTCCGTCTTCCCATCATGAGGATCCAGAAACACCTTATTATCCTTCGGCAAGAATCGCCCAGGATGAAATAGACTCAGTAGGATAACAAACAGCGTGATATTTGCCACCTCAAACGTCCAAAGAAACCACTCATTCCTACTCACAGGACCACAATACGGATCCTCCCTCCCCGCCTCACACCTCCCCGCCTCAAACCCCTCGACGGTCCTCACCACACACCGCACGAAGATCATCGCACTCGTTACATAGAGCACGCAGCACACCGTTCTGACTCTCTTTGGGAAGATCCCGGCCCTCCGGCAGCGGCGCTCTACCAATACGACCAGGGAGAAGAAGAGGGCTTCGATGAAGCATTGGAGGATCAGAGCTGCTTTGAGGAGGTTCAAGCCGACGGAGCGTTGAGCTTCGGTGCGGCCGGAGCCTGCTGAATTCCCGGCACCGGAGCCTGTGAGAGTTTCGACAATGGTGGAGAGGAGGACGAAGGTGCTGAAGACGCGGCCTGGGTGGATCGGGGTGTGGTAGGGGAGGTAGGAGAGGAGGCGGGAGAGGATGAAGTACTCTACAATCATACTCAGTATGGGAAAATGATGGCGATTGGAAGATGCTGTACCTGCAGCGGCGTAGAGAGGCGGTCCTATCAGAACTAAGACGTATTGTGCGATGAAGACTCCGACGTTTTGTGGCGAGCGAATTGAGATACTGCGGCAGATGAAACCTGCTAGCCAGACTGAGGAGGCCCAGGCCATAGTGCTGCCGAATTTGGGCCAGTGGTAGAGGAAGAAGGATTGGTAGATTTGGTAGATGCCGACGACTGCTATGATGATGGCGAAGGCTATGGGAGCGCCTTTGTTGGGGTCGTAGGGGTAGAGGGACCAGTCTCCTGTGTCGTCCGCCATTAGATTCGCTGTTTCTCGCTTCAATTTCGATATATTATAAATTGTCGCCGAGGTCAGAAGTCTTCGGCGTTTGTGTAGCCACGAAAGTTATGTAAACTGGTCTGAAAGCGCCTCTCCCTTTTGAAAGACCTACATATAATCACACTGCTTCACCGGAAAGAACCTGATCAGATGTACCAGCGTGGCAGTGCATCTGGTCATGAGAATGCGAGTGCGGTACTTGCTGTGCTGTCTGAAGCCTCGTCGATAACCATTGGCTCGCTTTCGCGCAATGGCTCTGCTCTTGAAGGGGTGTGGCCCGGGTATTTGCATAGCTGCGACCCATGCAGGGTCTCGGGCGTGTTTGATGTGAGACTGGCTGACGCGAAGCGAAGGATGCGTGAGTGGTGGTACATTGAAGGAACATTTGCACGGATTCGGCGTGTTTTGCGACAGGCCAGTGTGGTTATTCCGGCTGCGACATCAGTATGGCAGGGCTTCAGGCAGACAAGTTCCTCAAGTCCTGTGTGACATTAGACTGTTGCTATCAACGGTGGTGGTAGCTGGAAGTAAGAGTCAGGTCCTTGGGCAAAATAGAGGAAAGGACTTCTTGCAGTCGCCGGGCGATTGAGGGCGTGAGTAGCGATGAAGATAAGGTCTTGATGATCAATTGATGGCGATGGCAGAACTCTCAATCAATGTTGATGTTGTTGTGACTGAGAGATTGATGACGCCGTCGTGTGGCCCGTGCATTCTTCCGAATCCGAGTCATCAAAACTTCATGTCGACCTCACTTGAACGTCAACCACACAACATCATCGCATCGCCAAAATGGCCGACGTAGACGAAGACGCAATCCCCCGGCCTGGTCTCAATACTGTGACAGGTGGCGAAGAAGATGCCGCCCCAGATGATGAAGTCGTCGACTACCGCTTTCTCTCCGCCCTCACCAAAGACTCATCTGCCACGGTTATCCCCAAACGTGGTGAAAAGGACTTTGAAGAACATGGCACAGCTTTACAGTCAAATACTTTGGCAGCATCTCGTCAAGCCATGCACAATGCCCTCGCTCATGAAAGGATACACCAACCGAAAACTCACACAATCGGCCACTATCACCCTGAGACTAATACTGCATATGCTGTGAACCCCAAAGGGCCTCTTTACCAGAAAATGGGCCATGTCAAAGCTGCCAAGGATGATCCACtaggaagcgaggagagaggccAGAGATTGTGGCTCTTGCCGGAGGAGGTGCTGTATCTTATCGAAAGAGGCACTCTGGACGTGCGGTGGCCGCCAGTTGATGGAGAGGACGAAGGAGTGCCGATGAGTCTACAGGGCGCTTATGCGATGTTCGTGGGAGATGAACAAGTCTTGACTTCGGAGCGGTATAACGTGTACGCAGCGCTCAAGCGGATGGGCTATACGGTCTTGCGGGCTCCAAGCTTCGAAGATTCTGGCCCAGCACCAGGAAGCTGGTGCTACCCGCCGCCAACGGATGAGACGTTTAAGCAGGATCGATCATTCAGTGCCTCAGCACTATGGAAGCTGCTATATCGACCACGGACACAGGACAACACTGCACATCATGCGACTGGACCGATCATACAACCAGGCCTATACCGCGACTATGACACAATCTACCGACGACTCTCCCTGATCAACTTCCACGACCCAACGTCAGCTACACAACCAGCTGAGCAAGAGCCACCCAACACAGACCCGAACTTCCGCATAACGTACCACGTCTGGAAACCTGGATCGACCACTTTCAAGAAGTCCAACCCGGGCACACCAGACTTCAGAATAGCAGTTGTCAACGCACGTGAGACCACCGCTCCAACTCTCGAACAGCTTAGTGCTTTAATGATGACTGCGCCGTGGGATCCACCCAAGCGAGAAGGCAAGCTGTATGCTGAGCTCAAGCATGGCTACAAGAATGTCATTCTCGCGGTGGTGGACCAAGGCATCACCAGCTATTTGCGCATTGCGGACGCTGCGTTCGGTCTTGACAAGGTTTATGAGCGTCGGAGTCAAGCTAGTGGCAAGCGCGGTGGTCGAGGTGGAGGTAGAGGAGGTCGCGGTCGTGGTCGAGGTCGTGGACGTTGATCTGATCCAGCGCTTCCGGAGCCCTAGCCCGGCCGATAGAGCATGCTGGATCGAGCTAGCAAGAGCTGTTATCCATCAACATGCCAGCGGATGTCGAGGACCATCAAGCTCATTTGCCATCTCTCATGCCGTTTCTGCTCCCTCGACTACTTGTGATCAGCCTTGATCCAACGCGGCTTGAGGTTGAACGCCCAAAGGACAGCACAGACTTGTTCGTCTTCGGCATTATAAGCCATGTTCTTTCTCCACACATTCCGTGATACATTGTCCACCAGTCGAACACTGAAAAGGACCGACGGTATCTCGGCATCTCCAGAATCCCAGACATGGACCGCAATAACGGTGGCATCTCCGGTCCGAGCTTTGTGCTCGTAGAGCAGCTTGCTAACTTGTATCCCAACCTTCGTGCCCATGATGAGCTCATGGCAGAAAGACCCTATCGGGAATGTCCACGCATCCTCCTTGGACGTAGATCCGAGACCTTGCATGCAGATCTTCAAGGCCGCAATGTCATTAGGGGGGCCCGCGAGCTTGGGAAAGAATATGTTCTTGGGCGGTATGGTCATCCGTCTGTCTTTCTTTACATTCGTGAACTCCTTGAAGGTGAAATCTGACCAATGGAAATGCCACCAATCTGCTGGTAGGGCTGAACTGGGCTCGCTCTGCATCGAGAACGAAGGACTCTCCGCGTACATGGCGACTGTCACCGTCAGCAGCTGTCTAAGTCTTGAGAAGCATCGAAGTTCTCACCAATGGTATTGGACGTCGCACTCATCCACCACTGGAACTCCGGACAGGCTGCGCCTGCGCTCGTCAATAACGATCAATGTCCGTCGAAGCATCAAGCAGGGAATAACTCACAGGCAGGGACGTACCACGCTCCCAGGTTCTCAAAGTCCACTCCGATGGATCGCTGGCGTCTACGGGTTGGTCATCACGCCACGTGTCAGAACTGCCCCTTCCGGTGAACTTCACATCTTCAACTCCATCGAAGCCATGCAGAGCCGTAACTGCTTCCGGGAGTGCGTTCTCTGTCTTCTCTGTGTGGCGCCATTCGCCGGTTTTGGTACTTTGATGGTGTGGTGGAGGCTGTTGCATCTCTGCGATGCCGGGTACGTAAAGACCAGAGTCCAAGTCCTGCAAATTATTCAAGCCATTTGTGTGGATGCTCCATACAGTTTGCGTGTCTAAAGGGTCACGCCTGAAGACTTCAGATCCCGGAAGTATTGTAGGAAGGCGATGAACGAGGTTCGATCGTGGCTACAGCAGCCGCCGAAGCTTCACTGCCACTGCCGCTGGCTACTACACCAGTACCTTGATTGCTTGCTGGGATCCACTGTGGCTTGAGCTTGACTGGCCAGTCACCGCAGCGGATATTAGCACCATTTTCCTCGAACGCACGGTTTTGGATCGCGATCGTCTCCACGTCTTCGTGGTAGGCCTGGGTGCTGAAGAGGACTGCTGGCGCCGCGTTGATCCCGGAGTCCCATATGTGTATGGCAACCACCGAGCAGGCAGGCAACTTTGCCTTGTGCTGGTAGAAGAGCCTTCCGACCTGGTCTCCAACCCTCGTACCGAGTATCAGTTGGTGGCAGTATGAACCGATTGGGAATGTGACAGCATGTTCTTTCGGGGGAAGATCCAAAAGTCCAAGGCCGGCTAAACAGGTCTTGATGACATCGACATCCTCGGAAGGGCCATCAAGTTTTGGAAAGAAGATTACCTTCGGTGGAAGTAATGAATGATACACGCGTCGATATTGCCAAGTCGTAGTATTCTCTGAATGTGAAATCTGACCAATGCTCATATCTCAGCCCGTGCTCCGGTTGAACGAGCGCCGGATCCTCATGGGTCCAGAACGAAGGGCTGTCGGCGTAAATCACAACTGCGAAGTCAGACAAGCTGTTGGACGACCCGAGGGGACATCACTTACTGATGGTATTGAAGTAACTGCTCATTGTCCAACGAAAGGACCAACCATGCCCGCTCTACTTTGGTCAGTGATAACGATACTCCCAGACACGATCGGCGACAGCAGACAACGCTTACCCAAGCGGAGCGCATCCATGTACCAGTTTGCCAATCAAATCGTCCACCTTCTAGCACAGTGCGATCTCTGGAATGCGCCAGTCTGCCTCCCCTCTGGAACTCCAGCCCTTCGACTCCATCGAAACCATCCAGTGTCGCTATACCTGCTGTATCCATCTGGTCGTGGGTAATGGAGTGCAGCCAACCATCATTTTCGACATCTTTGCGCATGATAGGGGGTTTCTGAAGGTTAACGATAGCTGCGTCGCCTGGACCAGCATGCATCATCTTCATCACCAAGCCTCCAGCGGCGTGGAGCTCCTGCAATCTTTCAAGTGCTGGTGGAGCACGCTTTTCCTCGCGATGTCCACTCCTATCGTCGTTTGTTGTGCGATTGGAAGGCGCAGCAAGAGTGCCAACAAGTACTCCGAGCAGTAGCATTGCTAGGCCGGAGCACTGATGCTTCATCTTCGAGATCAGGGTTCGTCGTTGTTGAGGGGGAGGATAGCTCTACGCGAAGAGTTCTGAGTCGTCAGTGGACAGACGTGGGAAAGCAGAGACGCGAGACAGGAAAGATCTGATATATACATGAAGCCAGCGGGCTGCGGGACTGATCGCATGCCGAGTGGGTCGTCATGCCAGCGTATTATTCACAGCGTGCTCAGCTCACCTGGCTCGTCACGCTCGCTGATGAGGTGCGCTGGCAGGTGAGAAGCGGCAATGAGCAGTCCATCATATTGAGATCAGTGTGCCAACATGATGGTCACATGTAACACGATACACAACACCAGCCCAACGTGTTCGCCAGCGGCTTGAACAGCATGATGCTACATGTGCACAATGATGGTCCGGGATGACCGAGCTCTACACCCTTACACCGATTCGTAACGCTTGAGCAGGCGAAGAAGCCATTGAGCTCCTTCTTCGAGCGTCAACGTGAAACGCGTCTTGAAAATTGCATGTGACCAAGACCTTGGCACGAGCACGGACGCAAGAATGCAAACGCACACTTTGTGCCTCTTTCAGCAACCTCTGTCAGCCGAACATAGACATCATCAACTTGACAACACTGAACATCATGATCTCGAAGTACTTCAACCTCAACGAGGCGCGTGCCGCCGTTAGTCAGAACATAACCAAGTGAAGTCCCCAACTCTCAGACTCCGCCACCGACTGACACATCCCGACTCCACCGCGAGGACACATTGTGTGACCTAACCATCGCATGCGGCAAGCCTTCATCAAGGCCCACCGAATCATCCCTGCCTCCAGCTCAGACTGGGTTCTCAAAGCTTGTGCTGGCGGCTTCAAGGTACAGCGCTCGAGTCCACGCGGTCATGCACGCCAAAGCATGCTGACTCCTTAATGTAGGAAGGACAAAGCCCAACCGTCACCCTCGAAGATGACGACGAAGACGATGTCGCCAGCGTGATCGAGTTCTGCTACACCTTCACCTACGCCGAAGCCAGGCCAGAAGACTGCGGACCCATGACAAAGGCTCTGCGCATGTTCTCGATGGGCGACAAATACCTCATCGACAACCTCACGAAGTAGGCAGCTGACAGCATCGCCACTCACATCGCCCCGGACTGGGACGAGGCAGACTTCTTCGCCGCAGTCAAGGCTATCTACACGGAGACCAGCGACCCGCAACGCCTACTGCGCGGAGTCGTTGGCGATATCTTGCGCAACAAGTACACCACCGGCAACCCCTGGTCCACGGGATTTCAAGAGCTCCTCGAAAACACCCCAGGTCTTGGAGCTGATGCCTTCCGAGCTATGGCACACCCGCGCGCTGCAGCCACTGTCTTCGAGACCAAGCAGAAGACATACCGCTGCCCACGTGAGGGCTGTACTGACAAATTCACCAGGACCATTCTCGAGAAGGAGAGGTTCCAGTATCATTGTCTGACTTATTGAGAGGCCTATTCGATGAGCGGAAAGCAGTGGGAGGCCTATGCCATCGGAACAACCAGTCGGTGATCGCAGAAGGGTGCAAAATTGAGCCTGGAAGACCTCGTGTCGAGAGTCCTTCAATGGATGGCATCGCTCGTCTCCAGCGTAAAAAGATCATCTGGGACTATTGCTGCAGGCAGACGCCAGCATGTGTTAGCAGAAGCAGGCGTGTACAGACAAGACACCCAGTAGCGCCATGCCACTCAGAACAGCTACAGACGTATCCTTCTCGTCGCCTGTAATCCAGATCTTTCCATTCAAGTATACTGACCAGACCGTCCGCGAATGCAATACTGACCAGATCCTACTATCTGCATGGATGGAAGCACTGCCATGCATCAATCTCGCCAGACTCAGCAGCCTCGAAGCTAGTGATCCTCATAGTCAAGCATTCCACAGCTTGAAGCTGTGACGTTCAGGCATGTCGCTACTGTTGGATGGCGTGAGTGTCAAAGTCCACGCTGTGAAGGAGGGCCTAGAGGAAGCACAAACACCTGCATTATGCTTCGTACCACTTTCCCATGATCTACACTGCTACATGTGTCATATCCCCACCCACGTTACCTCCTTTTCACGCCAAAGCATATATCCGCAACCATAACATCCTCACAACCATGCTAAAAAATGCACCCCATCACGCAGCCCGCCTGGTAT includes these proteins:
- a CDS encoding Nucleolar pre-ribosomal-associated protein 1, with product MSKRERQQDEDDRPPKRPRPDHQPVQTQEVTFARQLQDFLVFRQDGIQQLRNGIASFKLFLESILYHKEEDNRGRQISILREYLEKQKPADATDLEHPFLSQLWQAWSFANQNNHDSLASSVSAALALLLKTLSGILDLREHGLLLCRTVLQNQHLRLVKRCLDAPKHKDFVISPSLRLLTEVVSFDGGVSARELYKRREQTFDTRTLRRLLSLVKLDFPEDEARRKPAVRTLALRYVLALFKYLHEGGKADVLKDKPLCGALFQHIQDDPAELVTDLLSTIEQNVLRDEAIPRSAKASLLTSRNLERITTIASQAPEEHQAADRAFDWLRSVCTTPKYGILRHSGWYPPGTTTSAVSKSSTSIDLGLDSLEFYDREEAINLRNTTLLSWTSTLHAHNNERERGLLLACFTAAPELVAPYFGEKTMQLDPKLSNTWVGYASLMFEVVALPVPEHLGAGDDWADLPPQTAIVLESLIPRPLTQKILVRCLNQNHDLVAFFATRILILALEKVQVVIKDIGRHPNGGHQNIWNEALERLVQRFAERCPSIKDVIAAFRQLADDDEHIMQREAITRLLGLYYQVLPQQALEEQFDVSVALTAALARSEAHDEVQSETSELRSVELINLLNIARLSTGMKWFNKQGGLAHTPIVTLLRIHARNTRDARVRELLQHILVENDVLNSFSDGGRASPLDALVASFTNFVENSTVWEFLDESLQRAVRKPVKYLDDLIALSPGKQDASVDGRPDTPSLLTAVILEQASFVVAKIDAEGESRIAWAELFLQLLRQTTDESKALDKLTKAVNKTPGWKPPKSKIDLTALLEKVVLGKDAADAEVEQLPADDSHVVPQLSFSTLPSEPTRHPELTRWNQKDLDMAIEDGDISALFLDLCSSESDIRRQALTQLIKLKLQLRSDSTYGNSAQLSLLVGEVAETFEQHYLPSNTALPYIAGTFAVRVLQVQIQPQHFMYPKVNRFLIRGPEWRVGKLPGYWLSTTTLSLPEEDDAYWKEVQWVLDWILDGLRTTADLDILRRGDVFEKVLALWHSPGAIPHKNVRERISELVNRAACLPGGSDVLVTRTGALSWLDIAAQLGETRSGSLRSLVKQTSSQERLSTWAAVEV
- a CDS encoding Lipid-translocating exporter-like protein RTA1, with amino-acid sequence MADDTGDWSLYPYDPNKGAPIAFAIIIAVVGIYQIYQSFFLYHWPKFGSTMAWASSVWLAGFICRSISIRSPQNVGVFIAQYVLVLIGPPLYAAAEYFILSRLLSYLPYHTPIHPGRVFSTFVLLSTIVETLTGSGAGNSAGSGRTEAQRSVGLNLLKAALILQCFIEALFFSLVVLVERRCRRAGIFPKRVRTVCCVLYVTSAMIFVRCVVRTVEGFEAGRCEAGREDPYCGPVSRNEWFLWTFEVANITLFVILLSLFHPGRFLPKDNKVFLDPHDGKTERIGPGFSKADSRAFWATVVDPFNLTGILSGKGMVLNKFWEEAQPVYTGDDATAADDQPFVVSQAAKHDQTV
- a CDS encoding putative tRNA-splicing endonuclease subunit sen54 encodes the protein MADVDEDAIPRPGLNTVTGGEEDAAPDDEVVDYRFLSALTKDSSATVIPKRGEKDFEEHGTALQSNTLAASRQAMHNALAHERIHQPKTHTIGHYHPETNTAYAVNPKGPLYQKMGHVKAAKDDPLGSEERGQRLWLLPEEVLYLIERGTLDVRWPPVDGEDEGVPMSLQGAYAMFVGDEQVLTSERYNVYAALKRMGYTVLRAPSFEDSGPAPGSWCYPPPTDETFKQDRSFSASALWKLLYRPRTQDNTAHHATGPIIQPGLYRDYDTIYRRLSLINFHDPTSATQPAEQEPPNTDPNFRITYHVWKPGSTTFKKSNPGTPDFRIAVVNARETTAPTLEQLSALMMTAPWDPPKREGKLYAELKHGYKNVILAVVDQGITSYLRIADAAFGLDKVYERRSQASGKRGGRGGGRGGRGRGRGRGR